In the Cellvibrio sp. KY-GH-1 genome, CCTACCAAGTGTTTGAGAGCGACCCTGCGGTTAGCAAATTTTCCCTCGCCAATAAAATACCAACGCTTATTGAACAATGCACTCACGTCATGCCGGCCCAGCGGCCGGTATCGGTGGAGCTAATTCGCCAACAGTTGTTATTGATTGCGCAAGGCAAGCATCTGCACACCAATCGTTGGGGGGGTGAGTCCACCCGCGACAATATTCCACCCAATTACACGTTGCTGGATATTCTCAAGGAAAATCCTTTTGGCGCAACCTATTTGGTGAACGACCCTAATCGCCAACGTTTTTTGGTCATAAAAAAACAATCATTGGATCATCTGGGCAACGCGCCGCAGTACGCTGCCAAACTGACTCAAATCCAGCATCCCCACATAGCACGCGTCTACGGTACCGGGAAAAATCCGCGCGTTTTTATTATTGCGATGGAATATTTACCTGGCGGCAATTTGCAAGAGCGTTTGTGCCAGACAATGAATATCGGCCAGTGCCTGACACTGGCCCAGCAACTGGCCAATGCCCTCGCTTGCGCCCATTCCTTCGGATTGATTCACGGCAACCTGCGCCCTAGCAATATTATATTTGCGGAAAAAAGCCATTTGAAGCTGGCTGATTTTGGTTTTCCGGTACACAGCTATGGTGAGGATATTGATTGGTACCACCCAACCAATGAAGACAGTTCAACAGCAACTGATATTTATGCAATGGGTGTAATTTTATTTCAGCTGATGACAGGTAAATTGCCGGTGAATGATTGGTGGGGGTTAAAAAAGCGCTGGCAATTGCGGCGCTTACCCGCCGCACTGCGCAATATTATTTTGCAAATGCTGCATACCAACCCTAAAAAACGGTTAAAAAGTGCGGATAGTGCAGCCACCGTTTTTACCGCTATGCACAATAACCAAAAGACCCAAGTGTTAGAGAGAATGGCTGGAGCTTGAGTTTATTGAGCAAATTGTAGCACCCACTCAGCAACAAGTTAGTTTTTATCCGCACCAACATTGTCCAATGGCACCAACTCCAGCGTTAAGCCACTGGACGTTAGTTTTGGCGGGCCGCGTCGCCCTGTTTTAGGCTGAACTGAATTATTCGTTACCGCTGTTTGCTGTGCTAGCCGCTGCTGTTCCAACGCCATTTTTTTTGCATCAGCACGACGGGCCAATTGCTCAGCCATTTGCCGGCACTTTTCCGCCTGAACTTGCATCCCGGGTAAATCCCCCAAACAATCTGACAACAAGGTATAAGCCGCGGGCAACCCCTCAAATTCGGGATGTAATTTGTGCATCCCATTCAACATTTTTACTGCCAGCTTTAAATCCCCCTGCTGCCGAAAAAATGTAGCCAGCTGAACCTTCATTGCTGGCGAGTTCGGTAAATAATCCGGGAGTAGAAAACAAATTTGCTTAAAGGTAGACGTTAGTTTATCGAAACGCTTTTTGCGTGACAAAAACTCCAGGTAGATAAGCCCGTAATCGGCCATCAATGCAGGCTTTTTACAAGCCACAATTAATTCAAAAAATCGATCGAAAAAGCAAGCTTCATTGGGAAACTGTTTAAATGACTGATAATAAAGGTTAACCAATTTTTCATAATCACCTTCCTTAAGTAAAACATCCATTTTTGCAGTTATTCGTTCAATATCACTGCGCGTTGGCTTATCTTCATCTTCGTCAGAACGCGCGCTGTACCCTAATTCATGCTGGTATTGAAAAAGCATGTATCCCATCAGGTGAAACATCACCACCATGTAATAACTGGACACCATCGACTGAGCTAGAAATGATCCAGCCGGAAGAATTGCATCAATCCACCCTTGTAATACACCG is a window encoding:
- a CDS encoding serine/threonine-protein kinase is translated as MQTIPGYHIKTQLGEGGMAKVYLALQKSLDRQVAIKVLDASLIQDQIVQQQFEQESRLVAQLNHPNIIQVIDKGNSEEGLPYFVMSYIKSVSLETILPRTDVALSRKLDILIQLCSALAYAHRNGIVHRDIKPANVLVDYDGRAYLMDFGIAGYFTANTDNNQPTQEMVMGTSAYMAPEQREGISHTSHLSDIYSLGVLIHEFIYGVTPIQATRITYQVFESDPAVSKFSLANKIPTLIEQCTHVMPAQRPVSVELIRQQLLLIAQGKHLHTNRWGGESTRDNIPPNYTLLDILKENPFGATYLVNDPNRQRFLVIKKQSLDHLGNAPQYAAKLTQIQHPHIARVYGTGKNPRVFIIAMEYLPGGNLQERLCQTMNIGQCLTLAQQLANALACAHSFGLIHGNLRPSNIIFAEKSHLKLADFGFPVHSYGEDIDWYHPTNEDSSTATDIYAMGVILFQLMTGKLPVNDWWGLKKRWQLRRLPAALRNIILQMLHTNPKKRLKSADSAATVFTAMHNNQKTQVLERMAGA